One Anas platyrhynchos isolate ZD024472 breed Pekin duck chromosome 10, IASCAAS_PekinDuck_T2T, whole genome shotgun sequence genomic window carries:
- the SH2D1A gene encoding SH2 domain-containing protein 1A: MAATCCGTVRASRGSTASACFFFSQGSTDPGLSASPHRGDAPGPVSSLWPSAGLPRRSLSFLYWEAQNWTQYLRHQGYVYTYRVSKTETGSWSAETAPGVHRRLFRKVHNLISAFQKPNQGIITPLQHPVINHANVACPPGRNDSRDFYLQPARSHFPE, encoded by the exons ATGGCAGCTACCTGCTGCGGGACAGTGAGAGCATCCCGGGGGTCTACTGCCTCTGCGTGCT tcttcttttctcaaggttcaacagacccaggtctctcagcctctcctcataggggagatgctccaggccccgtatcatctttgtggccctccgctggactgcccaggagatccctgtcttttttgtactgggaagcccagaactggacccagtacttgag gcaTCAGGGTTACGTTTATACCTACAGAGTGTCCAAGACAGAAACTGGGTCCTGGAGTGCTGAG ACGGCGCCTGGGGTCCACCGGCGGCTCTTTCGGAAAGTGCACAACCTCATTTCAGCCTTCCAGAAACCTAACCAAGGCATCATCacacccctgcagcaccccgtCATCAACCATGCAAATGTTGCATGTCCCCCAG ggaGAAATGACAGCCGTGACTTCTACCTGCAGCCAGCACGAAGCCATTTCCCAGAGTGA